From the Pseudodesulfovibrio indicus genome, the window CTTGATCTTGAATTTGTGCCGGATGCGCTCGGCCAGCGCCTTGTCGGCCAGGACGCGGGCGCGCATGTCGGCCAGCCCGTCGAGGATGTGGGCATGGCTCTTGGCGAATTTCTCGCGGGAGTCCGGGTCGCCGGTGTCGAGCGGGGTGCCGTCCACCAGGACCAGCCGCATGGAGTGCAGGGTCTTGTAGGAGTTCTCGGCCACGCCGCAGCACATGCCCGAGGCGTTGTTGGCCACGATACCGCCGATCTTGCAGGTGTCGATGGACGCCGGGTCCGGGCCGATCTTCTTGCCGTGGGGGGCGAGATACCGGTTGGCCTGGCTGCCGATGATGCCCGGTTCCAGCTCGATCTTGGCCGCGTCGTCGAAGATGCGGTAGTGACGCCAGCCGTCGCCCAGCCGGACCAGGACCGAATCGCTGATGGCCTGGCCGGACAGGCTGGTCCCGGCCGCGCGGAAGGTCACCGCCACCCCGTGGGTGTTGACCACGTGCAGGATGCGGACGACCTCGTCCTCGCTGTCGGTGTCGACCACGATCTTGGGAATCAGCCGGTAGAAGCTGGCGTCCGTGCCGTAGGCCAGCGTGCGCAGCGGGTCGGTGTACACGCGGTCGGCGGGCATGAAACGGTGCAGTTCCTTGAGTATCGCATCATAGGGTGCGGGCAGCATTCTTCGCTCTCCTTGGTAGAATAAACGCCTGATGGCGGCAGGGTTCGACCATAGCACGAATCCGGCGGCGCAAACAACCAGGGACGCGAATCTTCACATTCGATAATAAAAGGGACGCCGTCCCGAGGGGCGGCGTCCCGATGAATCGGCCCGGGCGCGGCTAGCGCAGCCGGCGGAAAACCTCGACCGCCTCGGGCGGCGGCGCGGTCTCCAGGCGCCGGTAGCGGCTGCCGTCGCTGGTGCGCTCCACCATGCGGTGGTCGGCCAGCTCGCGCCGGAGCAGGGCGTGGTCCTCGAACAGGTGCTGCTGCTCCAGCAGGGCGCTGATCTCGCACTCGTTGTAGAAGGTGCGCGGCTCGATGCGCGACCACATGACCCACAGGCAGAGCACCCGCTCGGAGTACTTCTTGGGCCAGCGGGTCAGGTAGCCCTGGTCGTCGAACAGGCGGACCACCTTCTTGACCCGTTTGAAGTCCACCTCGGGACCTCGGACCTCGGGCGGCACGGCAGCCTGCCCGGCCTCGAACTGGGCCTTGAAGTGCTGGAAGTTGCGGTAGCCTCCGGCCTTGACGAGCATGTTGAGCAGCTCGACGTGGCCGGGCGCTCCGTCGGCCTCCTGCAGCTTGAGGCGCAGGTTTTTGGCCAATGCGGAAACGTCGCCCGCGTAAAAGGGCATGGGGGTTCTGGACATGACAAATCCTCGCTTGCGCGCCTATCCCGGATGGGGGGATTGCCGGTGGTCGCCGACTTCCGACCCGGCACGGTTGCAAGGTGTCGAACGGAAAGGAGTGAAGGCAGGTTTAGCTCCCCGAAAGGGGCGGCGACGCCTGGGTGAACTGCCGACCGGCTCCGGTTGTAGTCCCTTTTCTCCCGGTG encodes:
- a CDS encoding DUF2087 domain-containing protein, producing MSRTPMPFYAGDVSALAKNLRLKLQEADGAPGHVELLNMLVKAGGYRNFQHFKAQFEAGQAAVPPEVRGPEVDFKRVKKVVRLFDDQGYLTRWPKKYSERVLCLWVMWSRIEPRTFYNECEISALLEQQHLFEDHALLRRELADHRMVERTSDGSRYRRLETAPPPEAVEVFRRLR